One part of the Vicia villosa cultivar HV-30 ecotype Madison, WI linkage group LG6, Vvil1.0, whole genome shotgun sequence genome encodes these proteins:
- the LOC131610963 gene encoding heme-binding-like protein At3g10130, chloroplastic: protein MLISLCNPSLSLQSVSIHGKPNKKIISITNSASSENRISTQRRTISAFEARISLIFALASQSTSLSQRLVADLANETAKYLFPKRFESQTLEEALMTVPDLETIKFKVLSRKDRYEIREIEPYFVAEATMPGKNGFDFGGASQSFNVLAEYLFGKNTTKEKMEMTTPVFTSKNQSDGVKMDMTTPVLTTKTGDQDKWKMSFVLPSKYGSNLPLPNDSSVTIKEVATKIVAVVAFSGFVNDEEVKRRELKLREALKNDRQFKIKEGTSVEIAQYNPPFALPFQRRNEIALEVEWKNQ from the exons ATGTTAATTTCTCTTTGCAACCCTTCTCTTTCACTTCAATCGGTCTCAATTCACGGAAAACCTAACAAGAAAATAATCTCAATCACCAACTCTGCATCTTCCGAAAACAGAATAAGCACCCAGCGAAGAACTATCTCAGCATTTGAAGCTCGAATCTCACTCATCTTCGCTCTCGCTTCGCAATCCACATCTCTCTCCCAACGAC TTGTTGCTGATTTGGCTAACGAGACTGCTAAATACTTGTTTCCAAAAAGATTTGAGAGTCAAACTCTCGAAGAAGCATTGATGACAG TTCCGGATCTTGAGACTATCAAGTTCAAAGTTCTGAGTAGAAAGGATCGGTATGAGATTAGGGAAATTGAG CCTTACTTTGTAGCAGAGGCTACAATGCCTGGGAAGAATGGGTTTGATTTCGGCGGTGCTTCTCAGTCATTTAATGTTCTTGCTGAATACCTTTTCGGTAAG AATACAACGAAGGAAAAAATGGAAATGACTACACCCGTTTTTACCAGTAAGAATCAATCCGACGGGGTTAAAATGGATATGACAACTCCTGTGTTAACAACAAAG ACGGGAGATCAAGATAAATGGAAAATGTCTTTCGTCTTGCCTTCAAAGTACGGTTCTAACTTGCCACTGCCTAACGATTCCTCTGTGACAATTAAAGAAGTGGCTACAAAAATAGTTGCTGTAGTTGCCTTTTCAG GTTTTGTAAATGATGAAGAAGTTAAGCGGCGTGAACTGAAATTGAGAGAAGCTTTGAAAAATGACAGACAATTCAAAATTAAAGAGGGAACTTCAGTAGAAATTGCGCAG